One region of Kytococcus sedentarius DSM 20547 genomic DNA includes:
- the gcvP gene encoding aminomethyl-transferring glycine dehydrogenase encodes MVPDGTTPTPAHEATEAPVFDATDELGLHHQPDFVARHIGPRDEDVAHMLEVIGQPSLDAVIATAVPDQIQADEQLPMTAAPTEQAATAEMRAYADRNTVSRSMIGLGYYGTHTPPVILRKILENPAWYTAYTPYQPEISQGRLEALLNFQTMCAELTGLTTAGASLLDEGTAVAEAMTVMRRTAKVGAKDNSAVLLLDSGLLPQSIAITQTRAEPLGIPVVVADLSGVDSVESLRAAAGDRDVFGVIVQYPALDGAIRDWRALADAAHEAGALVTAAADLLALTLLTPPGEWGADVAVGTTQRFGVPMGFGGPHAGFMAVRGGLERTLPGRLVGVSVDAENKVAYRLALQTREQHIRREKATSNICTAQVLLAVIASMYAVWHGPQGLRSIAQDVHGKARRLASSLAAGGVEVLHEHYFDTLALRVPGKAGEVVAAARENGVLLWEQDADTVLVSVDETTLSEDLQVVADAFGVTLEGRLGPALELTWPTDLQRTSDYLTPEVFHLHRSETQMLRYLRSLSERDYALDRGMIPLGSCTMKLNATTAMEPITWPEFATLHPFAPVEHSEGIRALMDQLSGWLCDITGYDAVSLQPNSGAQGELAGLLAIRAYHASKDQGHRTICLIPASAHGTNAASAVMAGMKVVVVKTAAGGDIDMDDLRAKIEKHGDDLAAIMVTYPSTHGVFEDTISDLCALVHDAGGQVYVDGANLNALIGVARPGKFGADVSHLNLHKTFTIPHGGGGPGVGPIGVREHLAPFLPNHPLVEQAGPATGVGPIAAAPWGSASILPIPWAYIRMMGSAGLERATRVAILSANYIAARLNEHYPVLYTGNDNLVAHECILDLREITKETGVTVDDVAKRLIDYGFHAPTMSFPVAGTLMVEPTESESLSELDRFIDAMISIKREIDAVAAAGNADDSILRHAPYTALSMAGEWDHSFTRAEAVYPDGVNPATKYFPPVRRIDGVYGDRNLVCSCPPPEAFED; translated from the coding sequence TTGGTTCCCGACGGCACCACACCCACCCCCGCCCACGAGGCCACGGAGGCGCCGGTCTTCGACGCCACCGACGAGCTGGGCCTGCACCACCAGCCCGACTTCGTGGCCCGCCACATCGGGCCCCGTGACGAAGACGTCGCCCACATGCTGGAGGTGATCGGCCAGCCGAGTCTGGACGCGGTCATCGCCACCGCGGTGCCGGACCAGATCCAGGCTGACGAGCAGCTGCCCATGACCGCGGCGCCCACGGAGCAGGCTGCCACCGCCGAGATGCGGGCCTACGCCGACCGCAACACCGTCTCGCGCTCCATGATCGGTCTGGGCTACTACGGCACCCACACCCCGCCGGTGATCCTGCGCAAGATCCTGGAGAACCCCGCCTGGTACACGGCCTACACGCCCTACCAGCCCGAGATCTCGCAGGGCCGTCTCGAGGCGCTGCTGAACTTCCAGACCATGTGCGCCGAGCTGACCGGCCTGACCACCGCCGGTGCCTCCCTGCTGGACGAGGGCACGGCCGTGGCCGAGGCCATGACCGTCATGCGTCGCACCGCGAAGGTTGGTGCCAAGGACAACAGCGCCGTCCTGCTGCTGGACTCCGGCCTGCTGCCGCAGTCCATCGCCATCACCCAAACGCGGGCGGAGCCGCTGGGCATCCCGGTGGTCGTCGCCGACCTGTCGGGCGTCGACTCCGTGGAGTCGCTGCGAGCCGCCGCCGGCGACCGCGACGTCTTCGGCGTGATCGTGCAGTACCCGGCCCTCGACGGCGCCATCCGCGACTGGCGGGCGCTGGCCGATGCGGCGCACGAGGCCGGTGCGCTGGTGACCGCCGCGGCCGACCTGCTCGCGCTCACCCTGCTCACGCCGCCCGGCGAGTGGGGCGCGGACGTGGCCGTCGGCACCACCCAGCGCTTCGGCGTGCCGATGGGCTTCGGTGGCCCGCACGCCGGCTTCATGGCCGTGCGCGGGGGGCTCGAGCGCACCCTGCCCGGCCGTCTCGTGGGCGTCTCGGTGGATGCCGAGAACAAGGTGGCCTACCGCCTGGCCCTGCAGACCCGCGAGCAGCACATCCGCCGTGAGAAGGCGACCTCCAACATCTGCACCGCGCAGGTGCTGCTGGCCGTCATCGCCTCCATGTACGCCGTGTGGCACGGCCCCCAGGGGCTGCGCTCCATCGCCCAGGACGTGCACGGCAAGGCGCGCCGCCTGGCCAGCTCGCTGGCAGCCGGTGGTGTGGAGGTGCTGCACGAGCACTACTTCGACACCCTCGCGCTGCGCGTTCCCGGCAAGGCCGGCGAGGTCGTGGCCGCGGCCCGGGAGAACGGGGTGCTGCTCTGGGAGCAGGACGCCGACACCGTGCTGGTCAGTGTGGACGAGACCACGCTCAGCGAGGACCTGCAGGTCGTCGCCGACGCGTTCGGCGTGACCCTCGAGGGACGTCTGGGCCCGGCCCTGGAGCTCACCTGGCCGACCGACCTGCAGCGCACCAGCGACTACCTGACCCCGGAGGTCTTCCACCTCCACCGCTCCGAGACGCAGATGCTGCGCTACCTGCGCTCCCTCTCCGAGCGCGACTACGCGCTGGACCGCGGGATGATCCCGCTGGGCTCGTGCACGATGAAGCTCAACGCCACCACGGCGATGGAGCCGATCACCTGGCCGGAGTTCGCCACCCTGCACCCCTTCGCGCCGGTGGAGCACTCCGAGGGCATCCGCGCCCTGATGGACCAGCTCTCGGGCTGGCTGTGCGACATCACCGGCTACGACGCGGTCTCGCTCCAGCCGAACTCGGGTGCGCAGGGTGAGCTGGCCGGTCTGCTCGCCATCCGCGCCTACCACGCGTCGAAGGACCAGGGCCACCGCACCATCTGCCTCATCCCGGCCTCGGCGCACGGCACCAACGCTGCCTCGGCGGTCATGGCCGGCATGAAGGTGGTCGTGGTGAAGACCGCGGCCGGCGGCGACATCGACATGGACGACCTGCGCGCCAAGATCGAGAAGCACGGCGACGACCTCGCCGCGATCATGGTGACCTACCCGTCCACCCACGGGGTGTTCGAGGACACCATCAGCGACCTGTGCGCCCTGGTGCACGACGCCGGCGGCCAGGTGTACGTCGACGGTGCCAACCTGAACGCCCTCATCGGGGTCGCCCGCCCGGGCAAGTTCGGCGCGGACGTCAGCCACCTGAACCTGCACAAGACCTTCACCATCCCCCACGGCGGTGGCGGTCCGGGCGTCGGCCCGATCGGTGTGCGCGAGCACCTGGCGCCCTTCCTGCCGAACCACCCGCTGGTGGAGCAGGCGGGCCCGGCCACGGGCGTCGGCCCCATCGCCGCGGCCCCGTGGGGCTCGGCGAGCATCCTGCCGATCCCGTGGGCCTACATCCGCATGATGGGCTCGGCCGGCCTGGAGCGCGCCACCCGCGTGGCCATCCTCTCGGCCAACTACATCGCCGCCCGCCTCAACGAGCACTACCCGGTGCTCTACACGGGCAACGACAACCTGGTGGCCCACGAGTGCATCCTCGACCTGCGTGAGATCACCAAGGAGACCGGGGTGACCGTGGACGACGTGGCCAAGCGCCTCATCGACTACGGCTTCCACGCCCCGACGATGTCCTTCCCGGTGGCCGGCACGCTGATGGTGGAGCCCACCGAGTCCGAGTCGCTCTCCGAGCTGGACCGCTTCATCGACGCGATGATCTCCATCAAGCGCGAGATCGACGCGGTGGCCGCCGCCGGCAACGCCGACGACTCGATCCTGCGCCACGCCCCGTACACGGCGCTGTCGATGGCGGGGGAGTGGGACCACTCCTTCACCCGTGCCGAGGCCGTCTACCCCGATGGGGTGAACCCGGCGACCAAGTACTTCCCGCCGGTGCGCCGCATCGACGGGGTGTACGGCGACCGCAATCTGGTGTGCTCCTGCCCGCCGCCGGAGGCGTTCGAGGACTGA
- a CDS encoding MerR family transcriptional regulator, with the protein MTTKPPAQGLPGEQEPLFEDPAAAARDALGYRGPQACAAAGVSYRQLDYWARTGLLRPSVRGASGSGTQRLYSFRDIVVLKIIKRLLDTGVSLQQIRVAVDAVADRGADDLASLTLMSDGASVYECTSDDEVIDLVRGGQGVFGIAISSVWREVEGSLGELPGVQGADAVVDELAARRSRRGA; encoded by the coding sequence GTGACCACCAAGCCGCCCGCGCAGGGCCTCCCGGGAGAGCAGGAGCCCCTGTTCGAGGACCCGGCTGCCGCAGCCCGTGACGCACTGGGCTACCGCGGCCCGCAGGCCTGCGCCGCGGCGGGTGTGAGCTACCGCCAGCTCGACTACTGGGCCCGCACCGGCCTGCTGCGGCCGAGCGTGCGCGGGGCCAGCGGATCCGGCACCCAGCGGCTGTACTCCTTCCGCGACATCGTCGTGCTCAAGATCATCAAGCGCCTCCTGGACACGGGGGTCTCCCTCCAGCAGATCCGCGTGGCCGTGGACGCCGTCGCCGACCGTGGCGCGGACGACCTCGCCTCCCTGACCCTGATGTCGGACGGCGCCTCGGTCTACGAGTGCACCAGCGACGACGAGGTCATCGACCTGGTCCGCGGGGGACAGGGTGTCTTCGGCATCGCGATCTCCAGCGTGTGGCGCGAGGTCGAGGGGAGCCTGGGCGAGCTGCCCGGGGTGCAGGGCGCGGACGCCGTGGTCGACGAGCTCGCTGCGCGCCGTTCCCGCCGCGGCGCCTGA
- the ftsR gene encoding transcriptional regulator FtsR, producing MTGEGRHTIGQVVRELSGDFPDLTISKVRFLEGKGLITPERTASGYRLFSDDQVERLRFILTSQRDRFWPLKVIADALDQMDRGLDVDLDAPAPGRPAPPPLGALRAGGGTPVEAAAFAPGEQAVRVSRAELCRNAEVTAEQLQDMASFGLVQADKDGWYTALDVEIARAVGTFASFGLEPRHLRMFRLAADREAALVQQTLTSFRPAPEQRDEMRARLAAACLSLHVALVRAELG from the coding sequence ATGACCGGGGAGGGTCGCCACACCATCGGGCAGGTGGTCCGTGAGCTGTCCGGGGACTTCCCCGACCTGACGATCTCCAAGGTGCGCTTCCTGGAGGGCAAGGGGCTGATCACCCCCGAGCGGACCGCCTCCGGCTACCGCCTCTTCTCCGACGACCAGGTGGAGCGCCTGCGGTTCATCCTGACCTCCCAACGCGACCGCTTCTGGCCGCTGAAGGTGATCGCCGACGCCCTGGACCAGATGGACCGCGGGTTGGACGTGGACCTCGACGCCCCCGCCCCGGGTCGCCCGGCACCGCCTCCGCTGGGGGCGCTGCGCGCCGGGGGAGGGACGCCCGTGGAGGCCGCTGCCTTCGCACCCGGTGAGCAGGCCGTGCGGGTCAGCCGCGCCGAGCTGTGCCGGAACGCCGAGGTCACTGCCGAGCAGCTGCAGGACATGGCCTCCTTCGGTCTGGTGCAGGCCGACAAGGACGGGTGGTACACCGCCCTGGACGTGGAGATCGCCCGGGCGGTGGGCACCTTCGCGAGCTTCGGGCTCGAGCCGCGCCACCTGCGCATGTTCCGCCTCGCCGCCGACCGCGAGGCCGCCCTGGTGCAGCAGACCCTCACCTCCTTCCGCCCCGCCCCGGAGCAGCGGGACGAGATGCGGGCCCGGCTCGCCGCTGCGTGCCTCTCGCTGCACGTCGCCCTGGTGCGCGCCGAACTGGGCTGA
- a CDS encoding FHA domain-containing protein → MTSNPGETPHLPDAATSRIEVAPGAPTGQHTRTPGVMTDVDAEMIAALRPGTALLLIPSGPSAGARYLLDEEQSAVGRAPDADIVLDDVTVSRHHARFEATPEGSFRVVDTRSTNGTYVNDEPVESADLAQGDVVQIGKFRLTFHPATALDA, encoded by the coding sequence ATGACCTCCAACCCGGGGGAGACTCCGCACCTGCCCGACGCCGCGACCTCCCGCATCGAGGTCGCCCCCGGCGCCCCGACGGGCCAGCACACCCGCACCCCCGGCGTGATGACGGACGTGGACGCAGAGATGATCGCGGCGCTGCGCCCCGGCACGGCCCTGCTCCTGATCCCCAGTGGCCCCTCGGCCGGCGCCCGGTACCTGCTCGACGAGGAGCAGTCCGCCGTGGGGCGCGCCCCGGACGCCGACATCGTGCTGGACGACGTCACCGTCTCCCGCCACCACGCCCGCTTCGAGGCGACGCCCGAGGGATCCTTCCGAGTGGTGGACACGCGCTCGACCAACGGCACCTACGTCAACGACGAGCCGGTGGAGTCCGCCGACCTGGCCCAGGGCGACGTGGTGCAGATCGGCAAGTTCCGGCTGACCTTCCACCCCGCGACCGCGCTGGACGCATGA
- the gcvH gene encoding glycine cleavage system protein GcvH, with protein MSDMEYPQDLLYTDKHEWLREAGDGVYRVGITAYAQDALGDVVFVTLPAVGDTFSRDDAAGEVESTKSVSDVYSPLTGEITAVNEALDATPEAVNTDPYGEGWMFEIKVTEASEVEELIDAEAYAATLD; from the coding sequence ATGAGCGACATGGAATACCCCCAGGATCTGCTCTACACGGACAAGCACGAGTGGCTCCGTGAGGCCGGCGACGGCGTCTACCGCGTCGGGATCACGGCCTACGCGCAGGACGCGCTGGGCGACGTCGTGTTCGTGACCCTGCCCGCCGTGGGCGACACCTTCTCGCGCGACGACGCCGCCGGCGAGGTCGAGTCCACCAAGTCTGTGAGCGACGTGTACTCCCCCCTGACCGGGGAGATCACCGCCGTGAACGAGGCTCTGGACGCCACCCCGGAGGCCGTGAACACCGACCCCTACGGTGAGGGCTGGATGTTCGAGATCAAGGTCACCGAGGCCTCCGAGGTGGAGGAGCTCATCGACGCCGAGGCGTACGCCGCGACGCTCGACTGA
- a CDS encoding DUF881 domain-containing protein: protein MPEPDQDAPREEPRRRTRPAPIRRAPRRRQGWRALTGAGSLTVALLLGALGFALSTSSLDRSRDTVRELSEAELVELLHDVEQHDDELDEQRRVLLEQKAALAAGQDSSEAERQARQRAQELGILAGTVPASGEGIQMTIPAAGELGAPALLDAVQELRDAGAEVIEVNDRRVVASTWFVDDNEGQVVMDGEPLEPPYLVVAIGPAQTMATAMEIPGGVVESAQQEGSTVRVLVLDEVRIESVVPLDG, encoded by the coding sequence ATGCCTGAGCCCGACCAGGACGCCCCACGCGAGGAACCACGCCGCCGGACGCGCCCGGCGCCGATCCGTCGCGCCCCCCGCCGGCGGCAGGGGTGGCGTGCGCTGACCGGCGCCGGGAGCCTCACCGTGGCCCTGCTGCTGGGGGCGCTCGGCTTCGCCCTGTCCACCAGTAGCCTCGACCGTTCCCGCGACACGGTGCGCGAGCTCTCCGAGGCCGAGCTGGTCGAGCTGCTGCACGACGTGGAGCAGCACGACGACGAGCTCGACGAGCAGCGCCGGGTCCTGCTGGAGCAGAAGGCGGCCCTGGCAGCCGGTCAGGACAGCTCCGAGGCCGAGCGCCAGGCCCGGCAGCGTGCCCAGGAGCTTGGCATCCTCGCCGGCACGGTGCCGGCCTCCGGGGAGGGCATCCAGATGACGATCCCCGCGGCCGGTGAGCTCGGCGCCCCCGCCCTGCTCGATGCGGTGCAGGAGCTCCGCGACGCCGGGGCCGAGGTGATCGAGGTCAACGACCGCCGCGTCGTGGCCTCCACGTGGTTCGTCGACGACAATGAGGGGCAGGTGGTCATGGACGGCGAGCCGTTGGAGCCCCCCTACCTCGTGGTCGCCATCGGACCCGCCCAGACCATGGCCACGGCCATGGAGATCCCCGGCGGGGTGGTGGAGTCCGCTCAGCAGGAGGGCTCCACGGTGCGTGTGCTGGTGCTGGACGAGGTCCGCATCGAGTCCGTCGTCCCCCTCGACGGGTGA
- a CDS encoding small basic family protein, whose product MIPIVGLVLGIVLGVWLQPDVPLWLEPYLPIAVIAALDAVFGGARAALEGIFSEKVFVVSFLSNVVVAAFIVWIGDQLGVGAQLTTGVVVVLGLRIFSNVAGIRRHLFHA is encoded by the coding sequence ATGATCCCCATCGTCGGACTCGTCCTCGGCATCGTCCTGGGGGTCTGGCTGCAGCCGGACGTGCCCCTGTGGCTCGAGCCGTACCTGCCCATCGCCGTGATCGCCGCCCTCGATGCGGTGTTCGGCGGCGCCCGCGCGGCCCTGGAGGGGATCTTCTCGGAGAAGGTCTTCGTGGTCTCGTTCCTCTCCAACGTGGTGGTCGCCGCGTTCATCGTGTGGATCGGTGACCAGCTCGGGGTCGGCGCCCAGCTGACCACCGGCGTCGTGGTCGTGCTGGGGCTGCGCATCTTCAGCAACGTCGCCGGGATCCGGAGGCACCTCTTCCATGCCTGA
- a CDS encoding DUF881 domain-containing protein, which yields MDQQQPRQGPANLIEQLLAQPLEPSYEAEHARRTGPGAAPPTLAARLAARLVMLATTVLIGVLVAVGYQTLRAPDAVSSPRAQLAERLSERQELLRDQSEALAREQRAVEEQQRRVLTSGGQEDLAATYEASAAAAAATEVSGDGLRIRLDDPAVEDPAERVIAADLQRLVNLLWAAGAEDAAINGHRLSANAGIRFAGKALVVDFRALERPYTIEAIGPEELPGRFDELGGSTQLAVLRDDFGIRATLEGVQGLVLAPDPTLSLHHARPITVEAP from the coding sequence ATGGACCAGCAGCAACCGCGGCAGGGTCCGGCCAACCTCATCGAGCAGCTCCTGGCCCAGCCCCTGGAACCGTCCTACGAGGCCGAGCACGCCCGCCGCACGGGCCCCGGCGCGGCGCCCCCCACCCTTGCCGCCCGCCTCGCGGCCCGCCTGGTGATGCTGGCGACCACCGTCCTCATCGGCGTGCTCGTGGCGGTGGGCTACCAGACCCTGCGCGCGCCCGATGCGGTGTCCTCTCCGCGCGCGCAGCTCGCCGAGCGCCTCTCAGAACGCCAGGAGCTCCTCCGGGACCAGTCGGAGGCCCTGGCGCGTGAGCAGCGTGCCGTGGAGGAGCAGCAGCGACGCGTCCTGACCAGCGGCGGCCAGGAGGACCTCGCCGCCACCTACGAGGCGAGTGCCGCCGCGGCCGCCGCCACGGAGGTGAGCGGTGACGGCCTGCGCATCCGGCTGGACGACCCCGCCGTCGAGGACCCCGCGGAGCGGGTGATCGCCGCCGACCTGCAGCGCCTGGTGAACCTGCTGTGGGCCGCCGGTGCCGAGGACGCGGCGATCAACGGTCACCGCCTCAGCGCGAACGCGGGCATCCGCTTCGCCGGCAAGGCCCTGGTGGTCGACTTCCGCGCCCTGGAACGGCCGTACACCATCGAAGCGATCGGTCCGGAGGAGCTCCCGGGCCGCTTCGACGAGCTCGGCGGGTCCACCCAGCTGGCGGTGCTGCGTGACGACTTCGGCATCCGGGCCACCCTCGAGGGCGTCCAGGGCCTCGTGCTGGCCCCCGACCCCACCCTGTCCCTGCACCACGCCCGCCCGATCACCGTGGAGGCCCCATGA
- the fdhD gene encoding formate dehydrogenase accessory sulfurtransferase FdhD yields MGRITVRRPVRRIRGSEPPRRVVDTLAAEEPLEIRIAGTPLAVTMRTPGHDVELATGFLVSEGIIRTASDVRAAIHCGGPGTGGGQANTYNVLDLALADHVPPVPASAERNFYTTSSCGVCGKASIEAVHTVSAHDLHADAVTLTPERIAGFPVALRRAQEVFERTGGLHAAGLFDPATGEALVVREDVGRHNAVDKVIGWAAMQDRLPAAGTVLQVSGRASFELVQKAVMAGIPVLTAVSAPSSLAVELADSSGLTLVGFVRGDSMNVYTHAERVEGVTE; encoded by the coding sequence ATGGGACGCATCACCGTCCGCCGGCCGGTCCGGCGCATCCGAGGCAGCGAGCCGCCGCGCCGTGTCGTGGACACCCTGGCCGCGGAGGAGCCGCTGGAGATCCGCATCGCCGGCACCCCCCTGGCCGTGACCATGCGCACCCCCGGGCACGACGTCGAGCTCGCCACCGGGTTCCTGGTCTCCGAGGGCATCATCCGCACGGCGTCGGATGTCCGCGCCGCCATCCACTGCGGCGGGCCGGGCACGGGGGGTGGTCAGGCCAACACCTACAACGTACTCGACCTCGCGTTGGCCGACCACGTGCCGCCGGTGCCGGCCTCGGCCGAGCGGAACTTCTACACCACCAGCAGCTGCGGCGTCTGCGGCAAGGCCAGCATCGAGGCCGTCCACACGGTCTCCGCCCACGACCTGCACGCCGATGCGGTGACCCTCACCCCGGAGCGCATCGCCGGGTTCCCCGTCGCGCTGCGCCGGGCCCAGGAGGTGTTCGAGCGCACCGGGGGACTCCACGCCGCGGGGCTCTTCGACCCCGCCACCGGTGAGGCGCTCGTGGTCCGCGAGGACGTCGGCCGCCACAACGCGGTCGACAAGGTCATCGGGTGGGCCGCGATGCAGGACCGCTTGCCCGCCGCCGGCACCGTGCTGCAGGTCTCGGGTCGGGCCAGCTTCGAGCTCGTGCAGAAGGCGGTCATGGCGGGCATCCCGGTGCTGACGGCCGTCTCGGCGCCCTCCTCGCTTGCGGTCGAGCTGGCCGACTCCTCCGGTCTGACGCTGGTCGGTTTCGTGCGCGGCGACTCCATGAACGTCTACACCCACGCCGAGCGGGTCGAGGGCGTCACCGAGTGA
- a CDS encoding acyl-CoA thioesterase: MPVTTRSPRTSPAASGLPASSGAGWGAATPPDQPPAIRVTAMPGDANMYGDIFGGWLMAQMDLAASSVASRRSRGRAATVAVQSMSFHRPVMVGAEVSVYAELVHEGRTSLQVTVQAWSRDRHAEDEHLITRGEFTFVATDDAGRPRALPVA, from the coding sequence ATGCCTGTCACCACCCGGTCCCCCCGCACCTCCCCTGCCGCGTCCGGTCTCCCCGCGTCGTCGGGGGCCGGGTGGGGGGCCGCCACACCGCCGGACCAGCCGCCCGCCATCCGCGTCACCGCCATGCCCGGGGACGCCAACATGTACGGGGACATCTTCGGCGGCTGGCTGATGGCGCAGATGGACCTCGCTGCCTCCTCGGTGGCCTCGCGGCGCTCCCGGGGGCGCGCGGCCACCGTGGCCGTGCAGAGCATGTCCTTCCACCGCCCGGTGATGGTCGGGGCGGAAGTCTCGGTCTACGCCGAGCTGGTCCACGAGGGACGCACCTCGTTGCAGGTGACCGTGCAGGCCTGGTCGCGCGACCGGCACGCCGAGGACGAGCACCTCATCACCCGCGGGGAGTTCACCTTCGTGGCGACCGACGATGCAGGCCGGCCCCGCGCGCTGCCCGTGGCCTGA
- a CDS encoding 4'-phosphopantetheinyl transferase family protein — protein MPDIHLVRTTGDAGAALLALARTVTGVDGLALTRACPRCGSGRHGRPVLLGAEGLFVSLSRPRSPGPAVAALCAGSAVGVDVENRGAAAFAGFDAVALHRQERCADDHARTRLWVRKEALLKAHGTGLATDPRRIWLAEDGAVRQGPPGTIVDGELDGQVIAVAVTPPAEIRLVRH, from the coding sequence ATGCCCGACATCCACCTGGTCCGCACCACCGGCGACGCCGGCGCCGCCCTGCTGGCGCTCGCGCGGACCGTGACGGGGGTGGACGGCCTGGCGCTGACCCGTGCCTGTCCTCGCTGCGGTTCGGGCCGGCACGGCCGACCGGTGCTCCTGGGCGCCGAGGGCCTCTTCGTCTCCCTGTCCCGCCCCCGCTCGCCCGGGCCCGCGGTCGCCGCCCTGTGCGCCGGCTCCGCGGTGGGCGTGGACGTGGAGAACCGGGGCGCGGCCGCCTTCGCCGGGTTCGATGCCGTGGCCCTCCACCGGCAGGAACGGTGTGCGGACGACCACGCCCGTACCCGCCTGTGGGTCCGCAAGGAGGCGTTGCTCAAGGCCCACGGAACGGGGCTGGCCACCGACCCCCGCCGGATCTGGCTGGCCGAGGACGGAGCGGTCCGGCAGGGGCCTCCCGGCACGATCGTCGACGGGGAACTCGACGGGCAGGTCATCGCCGTGGCGGTGACCCCACCGGCGGAGATCCGCCTCGTCCGGCACTGA
- a CDS encoding M1 family metallopeptidase has protein sequence MTHPDPYLPAHGDTRYRVHHYDLALTYSVVTNRLDERARLHVRTVEPTNRIDVDLRGLQLGGASVDGKPMKYRRTRGGWSIVVGQREAGEELVVDLRVSGKPRPAPGVHGEAGWEELTDGAMVGSQPQGAPSWFPCNNDAADKATYRIDVLTDLDYQVVANGTRTHSAQEGRRRRWVYEMDRPMAPYLATVQVGHYVETPCEANVPVSIVHPPAVGVGQGTAFEHQGRMVQHFTELFGPYPFAEYRAVVVDDDLEIPLEAQGLSTFGRNFVEPTWENERLVAHELAHQWFGNAVTGELLRDIWLHEGFACYAEWLWSDHRRTWCDSPSVQEQAARHHAALHDLDGGMTLAEPGMSRMFDDWVYKRGALTLHAVRAVVGDDTFFRLLRSWVATHDGGTVSTAQFEAHCVAGSGELGGRVGQTLHRWLHRADLPPLPELS, from the coding sequence ATGACGCACCCTGACCCCTACCTGCCCGCTCACGGTGACACCCGGTACCGGGTCCATCACTACGACCTCGCGCTCACCTACTCCGTGGTGACCAACCGGCTCGACGAACGAGCGCGCCTCCACGTGCGCACGGTCGAGCCGACAAACCGGATCGACGTGGACCTCCGTGGGCTCCAGCTCGGCGGCGCCAGCGTCGACGGGAAGCCGATGAAGTACCGCCGCACGCGCGGTGGCTGGTCCATCGTGGTTGGTCAGCGGGAGGCCGGTGAGGAGCTCGTCGTGGACCTCCGGGTCTCGGGCAAGCCGCGGCCGGCTCCCGGCGTCCACGGTGAGGCCGGATGGGAGGAGCTCACCGATGGGGCGATGGTGGGCTCCCAGCCGCAGGGCGCGCCGTCGTGGTTCCCGTGCAACAACGACGCCGCGGACAAGGCCACCTACCGCATCGACGTCCTCACCGACCTCGACTACCAGGTGGTGGCCAACGGCACCCGCACCCACAGCGCGCAGGAGGGCCGGCGCCGCCGGTGGGTGTACGAGATGGACCGCCCGATGGCCCCCTACCTCGCCACGGTGCAGGTGGGCCACTACGTGGAGACCCCGTGCGAGGCGAACGTGCCCGTCAGCATCGTGCACCCGCCCGCCGTGGGCGTCGGCCAGGGGACGGCCTTCGAGCACCAGGGGCGGATGGTCCAGCACTTCACCGAGCTCTTCGGGCCCTACCCGTTCGCGGAGTACCGGGCCGTCGTCGTCGACGACGACCTGGAGATCCCGCTGGAGGCGCAGGGCCTGAGCACCTTCGGGCGCAACTTCGTGGAGCCGACCTGGGAGAACGAGCGCCTCGTGGCCCACGAGCTCGCCCACCAGTGGTTCGGCAACGCGGTCACCGGCGAGCTGCTGCGGGACATCTGGCTGCACGAGGGCTTTGCCTGCTACGCCGAGTGGCTGTGGTCCGACCACCGACGCACCTGGTGCGACAGCCCCAGCGTCCAGGAGCAGGCAGCGCGCCACCACGCGGCGCTGCACGACCTGGACGGCGGGATGACCCTGGCAGAACCCGGTATGAGCAGGATGTTCGACGACTGGGTCTACAAGCGGGGAGCGCTCACCCTCCACGCGGTGCGCGCGGTGGTGGGGGACGACACCTTCTTCCGGCTGCTGCGCAGCTGGGTGGCCACCCACGACGGGGGGACCGTCTCCACCGCGCAGTTCGAGGCGCACTGCGTCGCGGGTTCCGGTGAGCTGGGCGGCCGCGTGGGCCAGACCCTGCACCGCTGGCTCCACCGGGCGGACCTGCCGCCGCTCCCGGAGTTGAGCTGA